One part of the Dyadobacter sp. 676 genome encodes these proteins:
- the raiA gene encoding ribosome-associated translation inhibitor RaiA, with amino-acid sequence MRLQMQAIHFDADPKLLNFIQQKLDKLDTFYDRITSGEVFLKLAKNENTKLHTKLLEVKLYVPGGTVFVKEQGSTFEEATDLAIDTLKMQVKKFKNKRNNSKSPKSRSGLPEDNEVVMLAEDVEE; translated from the coding sequence ATGAGACTGCAGATGCAAGCAATTCACTTTGATGCCGATCCCAAATTGTTGAATTTCATTCAGCAAAAATTGGACAAACTGGATACGTTCTACGACCGGATCACCAGTGGAGAGGTATTCCTTAAGCTCGCCAAAAATGAAAACACCAAGTTGCATACCAAGCTCCTGGAAGTCAAGCTCTATGTACCCGGCGGAACAGTGTTCGTAAAGGAGCAGGGGTCTACATTTGAAGAAGCAACCGACCTAGCAATAGATACCCTGAAAATGCAGGTAAAAAAGTTCAAAAATAAACGTAACAACTCGAAAAGTCCTAAAAGCCGCAGCGGACTCCCCGAAGACAACGAGGTAGTCATGCTGGCCGAAGACGTGGAAGAATAA
- a CDS encoding alpha/beta hydrolase, translating into MVLLHGHGIDDTIWDSLDAAINDSYTVVRPNISLLTSCQSVEEYADELYRFLTNANIQKCVLIGHSMGGYISLAFAEKYMDMLEGFGLFHSTAFADDDAKKHQRDQMIDLLRTYGTESFIKNTAPNLFGDRYKELHPERIKEHIAYFGKLPADALIAGINAMRNRPDRTAMLAGMPFPVLFIIGMQDKLIPFESVIELAEYPGKSYPLIFAEAGHMGMVERPDATARMINWYMSKI; encoded by the coding sequence TTGGTTTTACTACATGGTCATGGCATAGATGACACGATTTGGGACAGCCTCGACGCTGCGATCAATGACTCTTACACCGTTGTGAGGCCTAATATTTCACTCCTTACTTCCTGCCAGTCGGTGGAAGAATATGCCGACGAGCTCTATCGTTTCCTGACCAACGCCAACATCCAGAAATGCGTCCTGATCGGCCACTCGATGGGCGGCTATATTTCCCTGGCATTCGCCGAAAAATACATGGATATGCTCGAAGGCTTCGGACTTTTCCACTCTACCGCTTTTGCCGACGACGATGCCAAAAAACACCAGCGCGACCAGATGATCGATCTGCTGCGGACCTACGGTACCGAGTCGTTTATAAAAAACACCGCACCCAACCTCTTTGGCGACCGTTACAAGGAACTTCATCCCGAACGCATAAAGGAGCACATTGCATATTTTGGCAAACTGCCCGCCGATGCGCTCATTGCGGGTATTAACGCTATGCGCAACCGTCCCGACCGCACTGCCATGCTCGCCGGCATGCCGTTCCCGGTGCTTTTCATCATAGGGATGCAGGACAAGCTCATTCCCTTCGAAAGCGTGATCGAACTCGCCGAATATCCCGGCAAGAGCTATCCGCTGATTTTCGCCGAAGCCGGTCATATGGGCATGGTGGAACGTCCGGATGCCACCGCCCGGATGATCAACTGGTATATGAGTAAAATTTAA
- the queA gene encoding tRNA preQ1(34) S-adenosylmethionine ribosyltransferase-isomerase QueA — translation MKLSEFKFDLPQSLIALHPSDRGESRLMVVHRKTGEIEHKTFADVINYFDDGDVMAINDTKVFPARLYGQKEKTGAKIEVFLLRELNREMRLWDVLVDPARKIRVGNKLYFGDSDLVAEVIDNTTSRGRTIRFLYDGDNDAFMKLVDELGETPLPPEIISRRKVESADRERFQTIFAEHVGAVAAPTAGMHFTKAIMKRLEIKGVSFAPITLHVGLGTFRTVDVEDLTKHKTDSENYRITQSTADIVNKAIDAKKRICAVGTTSLRAIESSVSASGHLKPVEGWTDKFVFPPYDFKIANALLSNFQLPESILLMAACAFGGFDLVMKAYDVAIKEKYKFFTYGDAMLII, via the coding sequence ATGAAGCTATCCGAATTTAAGTTTGATCTTCCCCAGAGTTTAATCGCACTTCATCCTTCCGACCGCGGAGAATCCCGCCTGATGGTCGTTCACCGCAAAACAGGAGAAATCGAACATAAAACATTCGCCGACGTAATCAATTACTTTGACGACGGCGATGTAATGGCGATCAACGATACAAAAGTATTTCCGGCCCGTTTGTATGGCCAGAAAGAAAAGACCGGCGCGAAGATTGAAGTATTCCTGCTACGGGAACTGAACCGTGAAATGCGCCTTTGGGATGTCCTGGTAGACCCCGCTCGTAAAATCCGCGTAGGTAACAAGCTCTATTTCGGCGATAGCGACCTGGTAGCCGAGGTAATCGACAATACCACTTCCCGCGGCCGCACCATCCGGTTCCTGTACGACGGCGATAACGATGCGTTCATGAAGCTGGTCGACGAGCTGGGCGAAACGCCGCTACCTCCCGAAATTATCTCGCGCCGCAAGGTCGAAAGCGCTGACCGGGAACGGTTCCAGACCATTTTTGCAGAGCATGTAGGTGCCGTAGCCGCCCCGACGGCCGGTATGCACTTTACGAAGGCGATCATGAAACGACTGGAAATTAAAGGGGTAAGCTTCGCGCCCATTACCCTGCACGTGGGGCTTGGCACATTCCGCACGGTGGATGTGGAAGATTTGACCAAACACAAAACCGACTCGGAAAACTACCGCATTACACAAAGCACTGCTGATATCGTCAACAAGGCGATCGATGCAAAAAAACGCATTTGTGCGGTCGGCACGACGTCGCTGCGGGCCATCGAATCGTCGGTATCCGCAAGCGGCCATCTGAAACCTGTCGAAGGCTGGACGGACAAGTTTGTGTTCCCTCCCTACGATTTTAAAATCGCGAATGCGTTGCTATCGAATTTCCAATTGCCCGAATCGATCCTTTTGATGGCCGCTTGTGCTTTCGGAGGGTTTGACCTGGTAATGAAAGCTTACGACGTCGCTATCAAGGAGAAATATAAATTTTTCACTTATGGCGACGCAATGCTGATCATTTAA
- the cysM gene encoding cysteine synthase CysM, producing the protein MSSLLDLVGNTPLVELKKINPNPDVRIFGKLEGNNPGGSVKDRAAYSMIKGALERGEVKPGTKLVEATSGNTGIALAMIARLFDLEIELLMPQSSTRERVLTMEAFGAKVVLTETMESARDLAEEKAASGGYFMLNQFANPDNWKAHYRTTGPEIYGDTNRQITHFVSSMGTTGTIMGVSRYLKEQNNGIQIVGCQPNDGSSIPGIRKWPEEYLPKIFERERVDRVIEVSQENATLTTRRLANEEAVFAGMSSGGAAWAAIQLAKELKEGVIVFIICDRGDRYLSSDLFG; encoded by the coding sequence ATGTCATCATTACTGGATCTGGTAGGCAACACCCCCCTGGTCGAATTAAAGAAAATCAACCCCAATCCCGACGTACGGATTTTCGGTAAGCTGGAAGGCAACAATCCCGGCGGTAGCGTGAAGGACCGCGCCGCTTACAGTATGATCAAAGGCGCGCTCGAACGCGGCGAGGTAAAACCCGGAACGAAACTCGTGGAGGCGACGAGCGGCAATACGGGTATCGCGTTGGCAATGATCGCCCGGCTTTTCGACCTGGAAATCGAGCTGCTCATGCCGCAGAGCTCCACCCGCGAGCGCGTGCTCACGATGGAGGCGTTTGGCGCCAAGGTCGTACTGACCGAAACGATGGAAAGCGCCCGCGACCTGGCCGAAGAAAAGGCGGCTTCGGGCGGGTATTTCATGCTTAACCAGTTTGCCAATCCCGACAACTGGAAAGCTCATTACCGCACGACCGGCCCGGAAATTTACGGCGATACCAACCGGCAAATCACGCATTTTGTGTCATCGATGGGGACGACCGGCACTATTATGGGCGTTTCGCGCTATTTAAAGGAGCAAAACAACGGCATTCAGATCGTCGGCTGCCAGCCGAACGACGGATCGAGCATTCCCGGCATCCGCAAATGGCCGGAGGAATATCTTCCCAAAATATTCGAAAGAGAACGTGTCGACCGCGTGATCGAAGTGTCGCAGGAGAACGCCACCCTTACTACCAGGCGGCTGGCGAACGAAGAAGCCGTCTTTGCGGGAATGAGCAGCGGAGGCGCCGCGTGGGCAGCCATTCAACTGGCGAAAGAATTGAAGGAAGGCGTTATCGTGTTCATCATCTGCGATCGCGGCGACAGGTACCTGTCGAGCGATCTGTTTGGGTAA
- a CDS encoding aminotransferase class I/II-fold pyridoxal phosphate-dependent enzyme, with protein sequence MDIFEKLRNNSGPIGNPAKMLNSHHYFSFPMLEGELGPRMRFMGREVLNWSLNNYLGLANHPEVRKADAEAAAKWGLAYPMGARMMSGNSVLHETFEKELAQFVGKTDAFLLNYGYQGVMSAIECLCDHRDVIVYDAESHACLIDGIRLHKAKLGEYYKFNHNDMVSLEKNLIRATKLAEEKGGGVLVITEGVFGMSGKVGDLKAIAELKKKYNFRLLVDDAHGFGTMGETGAGVGELLGVQKEIDLYFSTFAKSMAAIGAFIASDDPEIIMFLKYNMRSQTYAKALPMPYVEGCRKRLEMIRQMPELRTKLWENVKAMQDGLRSRGFNIGETESPVTPVFLHSEGGVPEVTRMVRDLRENMGVFCSIVVYPVVPKGQIMLRIIPTAAHTLEDVEYTLNAFTTLAEKLKNRVYQSDAVQEVVE encoded by the coding sequence GTGGACATTTTCGAGAAATTGCGCAACAATTCAGGCCCGATCGGAAACCCGGCCAAAATGCTGAACAGCCATCATTATTTTTCGTTTCCGATGCTGGAAGGAGAGCTGGGGCCGCGCATGAGGTTTATGGGACGGGAAGTGCTGAACTGGAGTCTCAACAACTATCTGGGTTTGGCGAATCATCCGGAGGTCCGTAAGGCGGATGCCGAAGCCGCTGCTAAATGGGGCCTGGCGTACCCTATGGGCGCAAGGATGATGTCAGGAAACTCTGTCCTGCATGAGACTTTTGAAAAGGAACTGGCGCAGTTTGTCGGTAAAACCGATGCATTTCTCCTTAATTATGGCTACCAGGGTGTCATGTCCGCGATCGAATGTCTCTGCGACCACCGCGATGTGATTGTTTACGACGCCGAGTCGCACGCCTGTCTTATCGACGGAATCCGCCTGCACAAAGCCAAGCTGGGGGAATACTACAAGTTCAATCACAACGACATGGTCAGCCTGGAAAAGAACCTGATCCGCGCTACCAAACTCGCCGAGGAAAAAGGCGGGGGCGTGCTGGTGATTACCGAAGGCGTTTTTGGCATGTCGGGTAAAGTCGGCGACCTGAAAGCCATTGCCGAGCTGAAAAAGAAATACAACTTCCGCCTGCTCGTCGACGACGCGCATGGTTTCGGAACCATGGGTGAAACCGGTGCGGGTGTAGGTGAATTGTTGGGCGTTCAGAAGGAAATCGATCTCTACTTCTCGACTTTCGCCAAATCGATGGCGGCTATCGGTGCATTCATCGCATCCGATGATCCCGAGATCATCATGTTCCTCAAATACAACATGCGTTCGCAAACCTACGCGAAGGCGCTTCCGATGCCTTATGTGGAAGGTTGCCGGAAACGCCTCGAGATGATCAGGCAAATGCCGGAGCTACGTACCAAGCTTTGGGAAAATGTAAAAGCGATGCAGGATGGCCTTCGCAGCCGCGGTTTCAATATCGGCGAAACCGAATCGCCCGTGACGCCGGTGTTCCTGCACAGCGAGGGCGGCGTGCCCGAAGTTACCCGGATGGTGCGCGACCTGCGCGAGAACATGGGGGTTTTCTGCTCGATCGTAGTTTACCCGGTCGTTCCGAAGGGCCAGATCATGCTGCGCATTATCCCTACCGCTGCACATACCCTTGAAGATGTGGAATACACGCTGAATGCATTTACGACGCTCGCCGAAAAACTCAAAAACAGGGTTTATCAGAGCGATGCGGTACAGGAAGTCGTGGAATAG
- a CDS encoding AMP-binding protein: MTAISKDTYPWLQNYPEGIPYEINPDAYSSLLELMETSFRENAGKPAFTNMDKKLTFGQLDELSQNFAAYLQSIGMKQGDRIALQMPNLLQYPVVMAGSLRAGLTIVNTNPLYTPREMQHQFKDSGAKAIVILANFAANLEKIIASTNIEHVIVTEIGDMLGFPKKLIVNAVVKYVKKMVPPYHLKNTVSLAHALSVGSGVTYEKPNVSGLDLAFIQYTGGTTGVSKGAMLTHRNLIANVEGVNEWLMSKLRNSEIWGQLTLIAALPLYHVFAMTINGLCGIKWGALNVLITNPKDIPAFIKELKKFRFHIFPGLNTLFNGLLNNQDFSSVDFSNLKITIAGGMALQKVVAERWEKVTGCPLVEGYGLSETSPVLSVNPLNGKHKQGTIGLPFPSTEMRILSDDNQWLPVGERGEICAKGPQVMLGYYNRPDETAKVILEDESGRWFRTGDIGIEDSDGFFRIVDRKKDMILVSGFNVYPNEIEDVVARCPGIAEVACVGIPDEKSGEMVKIYVVKKDPELTEEKIRTFCKENLTGYKIPRKIEFRNELPKTNVGKILRRALREEEMAKVAH, encoded by the coding sequence ATGACTGCGATATCGAAGGATACCTATCCATGGCTTCAAAACTACCCGGAAGGCATTCCCTATGAAATAAACCCCGACGCTTACTCCTCGCTGCTCGAACTGATGGAGACGAGCTTCCGCGAAAATGCCGGTAAGCCGGCATTCACCAACATGGATAAAAAGCTGACGTTCGGGCAACTGGACGAGCTTTCGCAGAATTTCGCGGCATACCTGCAGAGCATCGGCATGAAACAAGGCGACCGCATTGCCCTGCAAATGCCCAATTTATTGCAATATCCGGTTGTCATGGCGGGTTCGCTCCGCGCGGGCCTCACGATCGTGAATACCAACCCGCTCTATACACCACGCGAAATGCAGCACCAGTTCAAGGATTCGGGTGCAAAAGCCATCGTAATACTGGCCAATTTTGCCGCTAACCTTGAAAAGATCATCGCCAGCACCAACATTGAACATGTGATCGTTACCGAAATCGGCGACATGCTTGGTTTTCCAAAAAAGCTGATCGTTAACGCCGTAGTGAAATATGTAAAGAAAATGGTGCCGCCGTATCATCTCAAAAACACGGTATCGCTCGCCCACGCACTATCTGTCGGATCAGGCGTTACCTACGAAAAACCGAACGTCTCGGGTCTCGACCTGGCATTCATCCAATATACCGGCGGGACTACCGGGGTGTCGAAAGGGGCAATGCTCACACACCGGAATTTGATCGCCAATGTGGAGGGCGTTAACGAATGGCTGATGTCCAAATTACGAAATTCGGAAATCTGGGGACAGCTCACCCTCATAGCCGCACTGCCGCTTTATCACGTTTTTGCAATGACCATCAACGGCTTGTGCGGCATCAAATGGGGCGCATTGAATGTATTGATTACCAACCCGAAAGACATTCCTGCATTCATAAAAGAACTGAAAAAATTCCGTTTCCATATTTTTCCGGGCCTCAACACGCTTTTCAATGGCCTGCTGAACAATCAGGATTTCAGCTCGGTCGATTTTTCCAATCTTAAAATCACCATTGCCGGTGGTATGGCGCTCCAGAAGGTCGTTGCCGAACGATGGGAAAAAGTGACGGGCTGCCCGCTGGTGGAAGGTTACGGCCTGTCGGAAACGTCGCCGGTGCTTTCGGTCAACCCTCTGAACGGTAAACATAAGCAGGGAACAATAGGCCTGCCATTCCCGAGTACGGAAATGCGCATCCTGAGTGACGACAACCAATGGCTGCCGGTCGGAGAGCGCGGTGAAATCTGTGCCAAAGGCCCCCAGGTCATGCTGGGCTATTACAACCGTCCCGACGAAACAGCCAAAGTAATTCTGGAAGATGAAAGCGGGCGCTGGTTCAGAACGGGCGACATCGGTATCGAGGACTCCGACGGCTTTTTCAGGATTGTCGATCGCAAGAAAGACATGATCCTGGTGTCCGGGTTCAATGTTTACCCCAACGAAATCGAGGACGTAGTGGCGCGATGTCCGGGGATTGCGGAGGTAGCCTGCGTAGGTATTCCGGATGAGAAATCAGGGGAGATGGTAAAGATCTACGTGGTTAAAAAAGATCCGGAACTGACGGAAGAAAAAATCAGGACATTCTGTAAAGAAAACCTTACAGGCTACAAGATTCCACGGAAAATCGAGTTCCGGAACGAGCTTCCGAAAACCAATGTAGGCAAGATCCTGCGCCGGGCCCTGCGCGAGGAGGAAATGGCGAAAGTTGCCCATTAA
- a CDS encoding DUF4286 family protein: protein MIVYNITVNISYQAEKDWLHYMKSVYIPEILSTELPLECKLLRLLTEIENEGSTYTTQFTFRTMEDFLAYQTHFQPLLQERHHELFNGQYVSFRTLLEEA from the coding sequence ATGATTGTCTATAACATTACAGTCAACATCAGCTATCAGGCCGAAAAAGATTGGCTGCATTATATGAAATCGGTGTATATCCCGGAAATACTCTCGACCGAACTGCCGCTGGAATGCAAGCTGCTACGGCTTCTTACGGAGATCGAAAACGAGGGCTCTACCTATACTACCCAGTTTACATTCAGGACAATGGAAGATTTTCTGGCTTACCAGACCCACTTCCAGCCCCTGTTGCAGGAGCGTCATCACGAGCTTTTCAACGGTCAGTATGTATCTTTCAGGACACTTTTAGAGGAAGCGTAG
- a CDS encoding acetyl-CoA carboxylase biotin carboxylase subunit — MPPIRKILIANRGEIALRIMRTAREMNIGTVAVFSEADRTSPHVRYADEAVYIGPPPSSESYLNIDKILKICEDLHVDAVHPGYGFLSENAAFAERVRKAGLIFIGPSPESIEIMGSKLAAKQAAAKYDIPMVPGTADAIGDRAEAKRIAAEIGYPILIKASAGGGGKGMRVVESAEEFDAQMDRAVSEAQAAFGDGSVFIEKYITSPKHVEIQVLGDHHGNIIHLFERECSIQRRHQKVVEEAPSISVTPEIREEMGRCAVDVARSCGYYGAGTVEFIMDANRNFYFLEMNTRLQVEHPVTEMITGVDLVKEMIQIAEGKPLSIRQGDLNIHGHAIEIRVYAEDASNHFLPDIGTLHTYVKPDGNGVRVDDGFEQGMEIPIYYDPMIAKLITYGEDRQTAIRKMIRAIDEYLITGVQTTLPFCRFVMRHEAFVNGSFDTNFVATHFHPDSLSTNTDHEVAGLAALISAFLSDSSAESKRVQNEDESMRKSKWRSRRLAMR; from the coding sequence ATGCCCCCAATCCGAAAAATTCTCATCGCCAATCGCGGCGAAATTGCCTTGCGAATCATGCGTACCGCACGGGAAATGAACATTGGCACCGTGGCAGTTTTCAGCGAAGCAGACCGCACGTCGCCCCATGTGCGTTATGCCGACGAAGCGGTGTATATCGGTCCGCCGCCTTCTTCCGAATCTTATTTAAATATCGATAAAATCCTGAAAATCTGCGAAGACCTGCACGTCGACGCGGTCCATCCGGGTTACGGATTCCTTTCCGAGAATGCGGCATTTGCCGAAAGGGTGCGGAAGGCAGGACTGATCTTCATCGGCCCATCGCCCGAATCGATCGAGATCATGGGCAGCAAGCTCGCCGCCAAACAGGCCGCGGCAAAATACGATATCCCGATGGTGCCCGGCACTGCGGACGCCATCGGTGACCGTGCGGAAGCCAAACGCATAGCCGCTGAAATCGGCTACCCGATTCTGATCAAGGCCAGCGCGGGCGGGGGCGGAAAGGGAATGCGCGTAGTGGAAAGCGCAGAAGAATTCGATGCGCAGATGGACCGGGCGGTAAGCGAAGCGCAGGCGGCATTCGGCGACGGATCGGTTTTTATCGAAAAATACATTACCTCGCCCAAACATGTCGAAATACAGGTTCTGGGCGATCACCATGGCAACATCATCCATCTTTTCGAGCGGGAATGCTCGATCCAGCGGCGGCATCAGAAGGTGGTCGAAGAGGCCCCGTCGATATCTGTTACCCCGGAAATCCGCGAGGAAATGGGGCGGTGCGCAGTCGATGTGGCACGCTCCTGCGGCTATTACGGTGCGGGGACTGTGGAATTCATCATGGACGCCAACCGAAACTTCTATTTTCTGGAAATGAATACCCGCCTGCAGGTGGAACATCCCGTAACGGAAATGATCACGGGTGTGGATCTCGTAAAAGAAATGATACAAATCGCCGAGGGAAAACCGCTGTCGATCAGGCAGGGAGATTTGAACATCCATGGGCATGCCATTGAAATCAGGGTTTACGCCGAAGATGCCTCGAATCATTTTTTGCCCGACATCGGAACCTTGCACACTTATGTGAAACCCGACGGTAACGGCGTGCGGGTGGACGACGGCTTCGAACAGGGCATGGAAATCCCGATCTACTACGATCCGATGATCGCGAAGCTCATTACCTACGGCGAAGACCGCCAAACGGCAATCCGGAAAATGATCCGGGCTATCGATGAATACCTGATTACGGGTGTCCAGACGACACTTCCGTTCTGCCGGTTCGTGATGCGGCACGAGGCATTCGTGAACGGTAGCTTCGACACCAATTTTGTAGCCACCCATTTTCACCCGGATTCGTTAAGTACAAATACCGATCATGAAGTGGCTGGCCTGGCAGCATTGATTTCGGCCTTTTTGAGCGACAGCTCTGCCGAAAGCAAACGCGTTCAGAATGAGGACGAGAGCATGCGTAAATCAAAATGGCGGAGCCGCCGCCTGGCTATGCGTTAA
- a CDS encoding histone H1, translated as MARFDEVKELVLSLEGDFDKFYNKGNQAAGTRVRKGMQDLKTLAQEIRAEVQNKKNAGE; from the coding sequence ATGGCAAGATTCGATGAAGTAAAAGAACTGGTTCTTTCACTGGAAGGCGATTTCGATAAGTTCTATAACAAAGGCAACCAGGCTGCCGGAACACGCGTTCGCAAAGGTATGCAGGACCTTAAAACGTTGGCTCAGGAGATTCGCGCGGAGGTTCAGAACAAAAAGAACGCGGGCGAGTAA
- a CDS encoding lipase family protein, with protein sequence MRKSTSLALLRKLSYLLVWSLLILSSCSEDDTKLVPPTQQNVYLKESTPVKSMTKEEVLEKATSLGAGIVNGYVRNGIRVFRITYKTTNTDGTEITASGALILPAVTGPVSMISVQHGTIRTDGEAPSYFQDDSEAASFGAIFGSMGYIIAYPDYIGYGASKDLPHPYEHRASLASASLDMLRAAKEFLNGQTEVKWDGKLYVAGYSEGGFATMALQRKIEEEASSEFNLRASSCGAGAYDKTAFMKYIVNSPTQGTYNSLYLWVLLSYDRIYKLNKPASYYFPDPYASQIAQNGINVNINRSFSNILNDSFKKALNDGSDKDFIDAIADNDVYKFKPKTPTHLYHGDADPLVFYFNSVNAYNAMQALGATNVKFTTIPQGTHSSTIPFFLLGTLDFFTTTP encoded by the coding sequence ATGCGAAAATCTACCTCCCTGGCTCTCCTGCGCAAACTTTCCTACCTGCTCGTATGGAGCCTTCTTATCCTCAGTTCATGCAGTGAGGACGATACCAAGCTCGTACCGCCTACACAGCAGAATGTTTATTTAAAGGAAAGTACCCCGGTCAAATCGATGACAAAGGAAGAGGTGCTGGAAAAGGCAACTTCCCTGGGCGCTGGAATCGTGAACGGCTACGTCAGGAATGGCATCAGGGTTTTCAGGATCACTTATAAAACAACAAACACCGACGGTACGGAGATTACCGCTTCGGGGGCATTGATATTACCCGCTGTAACCGGGCCCGTTTCAATGATCAGCGTGCAGCATGGCACCATCCGCACCGATGGAGAAGCACCCTCCTACTTTCAGGACGACTCCGAAGCCGCCTCGTTCGGAGCCATTTTCGGGTCGATGGGTTACATTATCGCGTATCCGGATTATATCGGCTACGGGGCGTCGAAAGACCTTCCGCACCCGTACGAGCACCGCGCAAGCCTGGCATCGGCGTCGCTGGATATGCTGCGGGCGGCGAAGGAATTTCTAAATGGCCAGACCGAGGTTAAATGGGATGGAAAACTGTACGTAGCGGGCTATTCCGAAGGCGGTTTCGCGACGATGGCGCTGCAACGGAAAATAGAAGAAGAGGCCTCGTCGGAATTCAATCTGCGTGCGTCCAGCTGCGGCGCCGGCGCTTACGACAAGACCGCGTTCATGAAATACATCGTCAATTCTCCCACACAAGGTACTTATAACTCTCTGTATTTATGGGTTTTGCTCAGTTACGACAGAATTTACAAACTGAACAAACCGGCCAGCTATTATTTCCCCGATCCATATGCATCGCAAATCGCGCAGAACGGCATTAATGTAAATATCAACCGGAGTTTCAGCAACATCCTCAACGATTCCTTCAAAAAGGCATTGAACGATGGCTCCGACAAAGATTTCATCGACGCCATTGCCGACAACGATGTATATAAATTCAAACCAAAAACACCGACGCACCTTTACCATGGCGATGCCGACCCGCTGGTTTTCTATTTCAATTCCGTGAATGCTTATAACGCCATGCAGGCCCTGGGTGCAACGAATGTGAAGTTTACGACCATTCCACAAGGAACCCACAGCAGCACAATTCCCTTTTTCCTGCTCGGGACCCTGGATTTTTTTACCACTACCCCATAA
- a CDS encoding MaoC family dehydratase — translation MQIEPVVDATFDHLFKFTQEQVQAFADLTGDNNPVHLDAGYAATTQFKKPIIHGMLGITVFTKVLGTQFPGFGSIYLKQTVEFLRPMFVDTEYRAVFRIVSINPAKHIAEISTEIYDATTKKIAVRGIATMVNEEKF, via the coding sequence ATGCAAATAGAACCCGTTGTCGATGCCACATTCGACCATCTTTTCAAGTTTACACAAGAACAGGTCCAGGCATTCGCAGACCTGACCGGCGACAACAATCCTGTGCACCTCGATGCCGGTTATGCTGCTACCACGCAATTCAAGAAACCGATCATTCACGGTATGCTGGGGATCACCGTGTTTACGAAGGTGCTCGGCACGCAATTTCCCGGCTTTGGGTCGATTTATCTCAAACAAACCGTCGAATTCCTCCGTCCGATGTTCGTGGATACGGAGTACCGGGCCGTTTTCAGGATCGTCTCCATTAACCCCGCCAAGCACATCGCCGAAATCTCCACCGAAATTTACGACGCTACGACCAAAAAGATCGCCGTGCGCGGTATCGCGACGATGGTCAACGAAGAAAAATTCTGA
- a CDS encoding GNAT family N-acetyltransferase: protein MILTPRLRIISCDDTLYDAIRMGNNTLARVMGVNVPKKWTEFRDTFTPSYHRWKAHPPLRDWWVYLIVHVPDNMLIGSCGYKGEPDSNGVVEIGYEIISSHRGRGLGTETARGLLDHAFQHPSVRKVIAHTLAEENASGHILEKLGFTQTEDVNDPDEGLLWRWEISRR, encoded by the coding sequence ATGATTCTGACCCCCCGTTTAAGGATTATCTCCTGCGACGATACGCTTTATGACGCGATCCGCATGGGTAACAACACATTAGCCCGTGTAATGGGCGTCAACGTCCCGAAAAAGTGGACGGAATTCCGCGACACTTTCACCCCGTCTTACCACCGATGGAAAGCCCACCCGCCGCTGCGCGACTGGTGGGTTTATTTGATTGTGCACGTTCCCGATAACATGCTGATCGGTTCCTGCGGCTACAAAGGGGAACCGGATTCGAACGGCGTAGTAGAGATTGGTTACGAAATCATTTCCTCGCATCGCGGGAGAGGCCTGGGAACCGAAACGGCCAGGGGGCTGCTGGACCACGCATTTCAGCATCCGTCGGTACGCAAGGTGATCGCCCATACGCTCGCGGAAGAAAACGCGTCGGGGCACATTCTGGAAAAGCTGGGTTTCACGCAAACCGAAGATGTGAACGATCCCGACGAAGGCCTGCTCTGGCGCTGGGAAATTAGCCGGCGGTAA
- a CDS encoding cytochrome B, which translates to MNILLHAHSGLRYVVLGLLIAAVFAAYSNWQKGSRDDSKLYLFTLIATHTQLLIGLVLYFMSPKVNFDLISEKVFRFYSIEHVFMMLIAIVLITVGRVRSKKLGGADKHRTILYFYTLALIIILVAIPWPFRNLGSGWF; encoded by the coding sequence ATGAATATTCTTCTGCACGCCCATTCGGGCCTCCGCTATGTGGTGTTAGGACTTTTAATCGCGGCTGTTTTTGCTGCATATTCCAACTGGCAGAAAGGAAGCCGGGACGACAGCAAACTATATCTTTTTACCCTTATTGCCACCCACACACAGCTGCTGATCGGGCTGGTGTTGTATTTCATGAGCCCCAAAGTTAACTTCGATCTGATCAGCGAGAAAGTATTTCGTTTCTATTCGATCGAGCATGTATTTATGATGCTGATCGCCATCGTGCTCATTACGGTGGGAAGGGTACGGTCAAAGAAGCTTGGCGGCGCCGATAAGCACCGCACGATTCTGTATTTCTACACGCTGGCATTGATTATCATTCTGGTAGCTATTCCCTGGCCGTTCCGGAACCTGGGGTCGGGGTGGTTTTAA